From the Cohaesibacter sp. ES.047 genome, one window contains:
- a CDS encoding M48 family metallopeptidase yields the protein MRKSGSASASLPKVIRLTHESGPIDVKLKHNARARRLILRLDSRSGEPVATCPPGVSTLKIGQFLQNHVDWLIEKQGLRQPNVPFEDGAIIPVRDVPHRLQHVGQTRGTVRLLEQHGEHVLMVSGQGQHMQRRVTDWLKKEAKADLTEAVDRHADAIGIKPSSLRIKDTTSRWGSCSSARELSFSWRVIMAPPFVLDYLAAHEVAHLREMNHSARFWAHVEALCPDFEEGKAWLRTHGRQLHTYGVE from the coding sequence TTGCGCAAATCCGGATCTGCTTCAGCTTCGCTGCCCAAGGTGATCCGCCTTACTCACGAGAGCGGCCCCATTGACGTCAAGCTCAAGCACAATGCACGGGCACGTCGCCTGATCCTGCGGCTAGACTCGCGCTCCGGCGAGCCGGTCGCCACCTGTCCACCGGGCGTCAGCACACTCAAGATAGGACAGTTTCTCCAGAACCATGTGGACTGGCTGATCGAGAAACAGGGATTGCGGCAACCCAATGTGCCGTTTGAAGATGGCGCCATCATTCCCGTGCGCGACGTTCCCCACCGCCTTCAGCATGTGGGCCAGACGCGCGGCACGGTTCGTCTGCTTGAGCAGCATGGCGAGCATGTCCTGATGGTCAGCGGGCAGGGGCAGCATATGCAAAGGCGCGTCACCGACTGGCTGAAGAAGGAAGCCAAAGCGGACCTGACCGAAGCGGTTGATCGTCATGCGGACGCCATCGGCATCAAGCCTTCTTCCTTGCGCATCAAGGATACCACAAGCCGCTGGGGCTCATGCAGCTCGGCGCGCGAGCTGTCCTTCTCATGGCGCGTCATCATGGCACCGCCCTTCGTGCTGGATTATCTCGCTGCGCATGAAGTCGCGCACTTGCGCGAGATGAACCATTCCGCACGCTTCTGGGCACATGTCGAAGCGCTTTGCCCGGACTTCGAGGAAGGCAAGGCGTGGTTGCGCACGCACGGACGCCAGCTCCACACCTACGGTGTCGAATAG
- a CDS encoding ABC transporter ATP-binding protein: protein MNAERLRQRWRRFFSNPDTSRYLVYRLLSENFHLYAKRYALAFFFMGIVAATTALSAWIMRDIVNEIFISKDFSEVLLISLAVTAIFITKGFATYVQATTLARIGNANVANLQRKLYRHFMQQGADFFQEYPSSELITRISHNAGAARGVMDMIVTSLGRDLLSLIGLVAVMVIQDPVMSLIALFVAPPAIYFVSRLVRRVKRIAKDQFVSLTQTTQTMQESAQGFRIIRTFGLESVMASRMDYAISGVEQRANKIATLGARTSPLMETLGGFAIALVILYSGWRTIVGGQTPGEFISFLTALLLAYDPAKRLSRLQVALESGLVGVRLMYEILDRPSRVVERPDACELEVTDGTITFDDVSFSYAPDEPVLTDLSFTIAGNKTTALVGPSGGGKSTIMALVQRFHDVSKGAVRINGTDLRDCSLASLNSHIALVTQDTMLFSGSIRDNIRFGRQDASDEQIEEAARNANAHEFIANLPNGYDTPIGENGASLSGGQKQRLAIARAMIKDAPIVLLDEATSALDSESEAKVQAAFDRLSEGRTTLVIAHRLSTIRNADKICVIKGGRVAEEGTHAELNSQNGLYANLVKLQFET, encoded by the coding sequence ATGAACGCCGAACGCTTGCGCCAAAGATGGCGCCGATTTTTCTCAAATCCAGACACCTCGCGATATCTCGTCTATCGACTTCTGTCAGAGAATTTCCATCTCTACGCAAAGCGCTATGCCCTCGCCTTCTTCTTTATGGGGATTGTTGCCGCGACCACCGCGCTCAGCGCCTGGATCATGCGCGACATCGTCAATGAGATTTTCATTTCCAAGGACTTCAGCGAGGTTCTGCTTATTTCACTTGCGGTCACCGCGATCTTCATAACCAAAGGCTTCGCCACCTACGTGCAGGCCACCACCCTTGCCCGGATCGGCAATGCCAATGTCGCCAATCTGCAAAGAAAGCTCTATCGCCATTTCATGCAGCAGGGTGCCGATTTCTTTCAGGAATATCCGTCAAGCGAGCTGATCACGCGTATTTCGCACAATGCCGGTGCGGCGCGTGGCGTGATGGACATGATTGTCACCAGTCTGGGGCGTGATCTGCTCTCGCTCATCGGTCTTGTCGCTGTGATGGTCATACAGGATCCGGTGATGTCTCTGATCGCCCTGTTTGTTGCGCCACCCGCGATCTATTTCGTCTCGCGGCTGGTGCGCCGGGTCAAACGCATCGCCAAGGATCAGTTCGTATCGCTCACCCAGACCACCCAGACCATGCAGGAGAGTGCACAGGGATTTCGCATCATCCGCACCTTCGGCCTGGAAAGCGTGATGGCGAGCCGAATGGACTACGCCATCTCTGGCGTCGAGCAGCGTGCCAACAAGATCGCCACTCTGGGCGCCCGCACGAGCCCCCTGATGGAAACACTGGGCGGCTTCGCCATTGCTCTGGTCATTCTCTACAGCGGTTGGCGCACCATTGTTGGCGGTCAGACGCCGGGTGAGTTCATCTCTTTTTTGACGGCGCTGCTTCTGGCCTATGATCCAGCCAAGCGTTTGAGCCGTCTTCAGGTCGCGCTCGAAAGCGGCCTTGTCGGTGTGCGTCTGATGTATGAGATTCTCGATCGTCCGAGCCGGGTTGTCGAACGCCCGGATGCCTGTGAACTCGAGGTGACAGACGGCACCATCACTTTCGATGATGTCAGCTTCTCCTATGCACCCGACGAACCGGTCCTGACGGATCTGTCCTTTACCATCGCTGGCAACAAAACAACGGCGCTTGTCGGCCCGTCGGGCGGCGGCAAGTCGACCATCATGGCGCTTGTGCAGCGGTTTCACGATGTCTCCAAAGGGGCCGTGCGCATCAATGGCACGGACCTTCGGGATTGTTCGCTCGCCTCGCTCAACTCCCACATCGCGCTGGTGACTCAGGATACCATGCTGTTCTCCGGCTCGATCCGGGATAACATCCGCTTTGGCCGTCAGGATGCCAGCGACGAGCAGATCGAGGAAGCCGCCCGGAACGCCAACGCACATGAGTTCATCGCCAATTTGCCCAACGGTTATGACACCCCCATCGGCGAGAATGGCGCTTCGCTTTCAGGCGGACAGAAGCAGCGGCTGGCCATCGCCCGAGCCATGATCAAGGATGCCCCGATTGTTTTGCTTGACGAGGCAACGTCCGCGCTTGATTCTGAATCCGAGGCCAAGGTGCAGGCCGCGTTCGATCGTCTCAGCGAAGGACGCACGACCCTCGTGATCGCCCATCGGCTGTCAACGATCCGCAATGCAGACAAGATCTGTGTGATCAAGGGGGGCCGGGTGGCCGAAGAGGGGACCCACGCCGAGCTTAACAGCCAGAACGGGCTTTATGCCAATCTGGTCAAACTGCAATTTGAAACATAG
- a CDS encoding peptidoglycan-binding protein, with protein sequence MGSIYDVSQPAAEAMGQKLGSIISRFDILASDVGQVFGIALDPETSDIYLSASSAYGLFRTADNSDWADGMWGPGGGPGTIWRLRAETGYTPEIFTDINLEGRTNTGASLGNIAIDSQNRQLFVTDLESGKIHRLSLEDGMELGRYDHGETGRSNFIDQTELGEAGLAPVSFNPGTAALVDTCPFGIFDETPGCWNFADFRRRVFGVAVRKDVQTGANRLFYSVWGSQGFGHPAWAAASPSEKQNSLWSIGLMPDGSFDSSDIRREALVPEFFTDPTDSASKGPSHAVADLAFPACRKPDSLLVAERGGIRTTGLGGLTPPTHENESRLSRFTLEDTGQWSYDGSFEVGYPKRATDPEARANTAGGVTFGYRYDATGLIDTNQPDAFIWTSGNQLCKAGVPCFDPSTGDFSDFSEVDGMQGFPATSPTGQFGGTSAAAVVPTTSYMIDADSDFITAKQGEIGDIEVLQRCDPVDFAEPSFPPPPPPPPPRQPSDDFFDLELTKRHPGGACKVGQSCPFIIEITNVGSTDFNGPLYVSDKLPAGTIFDSVDPAWNCSAAGVKVDCYHPPVFLAPGDSVDLFMKVHLPPALSKKRRIRNCAGIKWMMTVPLTNVEIQKALSLAGYAVGPIDGVLGAMSKAAIKQFQLDNGLAPTGHVNNAFFAVLFGGDWGNGDINPANDKDCATVPLRATCAINGMVGDWPDCRPPRRPCPQGWIGDYQPNCKRPIIIPAPTCASKGLVGKWPNCRPQRARCPKGWIGKYQPNCKRPVIKPRPSCASKGMIGKWPNCKPRRARCPKGWIGKYQPNCKRPVIKPKPTCTSKGMIGKWPNCKPRRARCPKGWIGKYQPNCKRPVIKPQRPSLAPKKPVVRPHLAPKPAVKRPSLAPKRPIKRPSKRPSKRPTNCQNSMVPQKGCR encoded by the coding sequence GTGGGATCGATCTATGATGTCAGCCAGCCTGCCGCCGAGGCAATGGGACAGAAGCTTGGCTCGATCATCAGCCGGTTCGACATTCTGGCCTCCGATGTCGGGCAGGTCTTCGGCATTGCCCTTGATCCGGAAACCTCTGACATCTATCTGTCGGCCAGCTCGGCCTATGGCCTGTTCCGAACCGCAGACAACAGCGACTGGGCAGATGGCATGTGGGGGCCGGGTGGCGGACCGGGCACCATCTGGCGTCTGCGGGCCGAAACCGGCTATACACCGGAAATCTTCACCGATATCAATCTCGAAGGCCGAACCAACACGGGTGCCTCTCTTGGCAACATCGCCATTGATAGCCAGAACCGGCAGCTTTTCGTCACGGATCTGGAAAGTGGCAAGATCCACCGTCTGTCCCTTGAGGATGGTATGGAACTTGGACGCTACGATCATGGCGAAACCGGCCGCAGCAACTTCATTGATCAGACAGAGCTGGGCGAGGCCGGTCTTGCTCCCGTCTCTTTCAATCCCGGTACAGCAGCGCTCGTTGACACCTGCCCGTTTGGCATCTTTGACGAAACGCCGGGGTGCTGGAACTTTGCCGATTTCCGGCGCCGTGTCTTTGGTGTCGCCGTTCGCAAGGATGTGCAGACCGGGGCAAACCGGTTGTTCTATTCTGTCTGGGGCTCTCAGGGCTTTGGTCATCCGGCTTGGGCTGCAGCCAGTCCGTCGGAGAAACAGAATTCACTCTGGTCGATCGGCCTGATGCCCGATGGCAGCTTCGATTCGAGCGATATTCGGCGCGAGGCGCTGGTTCCCGAGTTCTTCACCGATCCGACCGACAGTGCCAGCAAGGGACCCAGCCATGCGGTCGCCGATCTTGCCTTTCCCGCCTGTCGCAAACCGGACAGTCTTCTGGTTGCCGAGCGCGGCGGCATTCGGACAACTGGGCTTGGCGGGTTGACACCACCGACCCATGAGAATGAATCCCGCCTGTCCCGCTTCACCCTCGAAGACACCGGCCAATGGTCTTATGATGGCTCCTTCGAGGTGGGCTATCCCAAGCGGGCAACCGATCCAGAGGCTCGCGCCAACACAGCAGGCGGCGTGACCTTCGGCTATCGCTATGACGCAACCGGGCTTATCGATACCAACCAACCTGATGCGTTCATCTGGACGAGTGGCAATCAACTCTGCAAGGCAGGCGTTCCGTGCTTTGATCCGTCCACTGGCGATTTCAGCGACTTCAGCGAAGTCGATGGCATGCAAGGGTTCCCGGCCACCTCACCCACTGGCCAGTTCGGCGGCACATCCGCAGCAGCCGTTGTGCCCACCACCTCCTATATGATCGATGCGGATAGTGATTTCATCACAGCCAAACAGGGTGAAATCGGCGATATCGAAGTTCTGCAGCGCTGCGATCCTGTCGATTTTGCCGAACCGTCCTTCCCGCCGCCACCGCCACCGCCACCACCGCGGCAGCCATCCGACGACTTCTTCGATCTGGAATTGACCAAGCGGCATCCCGGCGGCGCCTGCAAGGTTGGGCAATCCTGTCCGTTTATCATCGAGATCACCAATGTGGGGTCAACGGACTTCAATGGGCCGCTTTATGTCTCCGACAAGCTTCCGGCTGGCACCATCTTTGACAGTGTCGACCCAGCGTGGAACTGCTCGGCAGCGGGGGTCAAGGTGGATTGCTACCATCCACCAGTGTTCCTTGCACCGGGCGACAGTGTTGATCTGTTCATGAAGGTTCATCTGCCACCAGCACTAAGCAAGAAGAGACGAATCCGCAACTGTGCGGGCATCAAATGGATGATGACCGTGCCGCTGACCAATGTTGAAATCCAGAAGGCCCTGTCTCTGGCAGGCTATGCGGTTGGTCCAATTGACGGTGTGCTCGGTGCGATGTCCAAAGCCGCAATCAAGCAATTCCAGTTGGACAATGGCCTTGCGCCGACCGGCCACGTCAACAATGCCTTCTTCGCCGTGCTGTTTGGCGGTGATTGGGGCAATGGCGACATCAATCCTGCCAATGACAAGGATTGCGCAACCGTTCCGCTTCGTGCGACCTGTGCCATCAATGGCATGGTTGGTGACTGGCCCGATTGCCGTCCGCCGCGTCGGCCATGCCCGCAAGGCTGGATCGGTGACTATCAGCCCAATTGTAAACGCCCGATTATCATTCCCGCGCCAACCTGCGCAAGCAAGGGGCTGGTCGGAAAATGGCCAAACTGCCGCCCGCAACGGGCCCGTTGCCCCAAAGGCTGGATCGGCAAGTATCAGCCGAATTGCAAGCGTCCGGTGATCAAGCCAAGACCATCTTGCGCCAGCAAAGGCATGATCGGCAAATGGCCGAACTGCAAGCCGCGGCGCGCCCGTTGCCCCAAAGGCTGGATCGGCAAGTATCAGCCGAATTGCAAACGCCCGGTGATCAAGCCAAAACCAACTTGCACCAGCAAGGGCATGATCGGCAAATGGCCAAACTGCAAGCCGCGGCGCGCCCGTTGTCCCAAAGGCTGGATCGGCAAGTATCAGCCGAACTGCAAGCGCCCGGTGATCAAGCCGCAACGCCCAAGTCTTGCGCCCAAGAAGCCAGTGGTGCGTCCCCATCTGGCACCGAAGCCCGCGGTCAAACGGCCAAGCCTGGCACCCAAACGCCCGATCAAGCGCCCGTCCAAGCGCCCATCAAAGCGCCCCACCAACTGTCAGAACAGCATGGTGCCGCAGAAAGGGTGCCGGTAA
- a CDS encoding DeoR/GlpR family DNA-binding transcription regulator — protein sequence MHIKTDEGIRSEQSGLNQRQTLIVEKARAEGFVSIDDLATDYDVTPQTIRRDIKLLCDQGILRRYHGGASLVSNTRNVDYSRRRELMKNQKEHIGQMVAEHIPDGASLFLNIGTTAEAVAAALMGHKNLRVVTNNINVASLLSQREDFEITIAGGRVRARDLAVVGEATIGFINQFKVDFGIVGISGIDEDGTLLDFDYREVRVAEAIMENSRTVYLATDHTKFGRRAMVKLGHLADLDGLFIDQMPDAPYAELLADSNIAVHVASDRFPGITKIEPELDDDI from the coding sequence ATGCACATCAAGACAGATGAAGGGATCAGATCCGAACAATCGGGGCTGAACCAGCGCCAGACCCTGATTGTCGAGAAGGCACGGGCCGAGGGCTTCGTCAGCATTGATGATCTGGCCACGGACTACGACGTGACACCCCAGACCATTCGTCGCGACATCAAGCTTCTGTGTGATCAAGGCATCCTGCGCCGCTATCACGGCGGGGCAAGTCTGGTCTCCAACACGCGCAATGTCGACTACAGTCGTCGCCGCGAGTTGATGAAGAACCAGAAGGAGCACATCGGGCAAATGGTGGCGGAGCATATCCCCGATGGTGCATCGCTATTCCTGAACATCGGCACCACCGCCGAGGCCGTCGCCGCAGCCCTGATGGGGCACAAGAACCTGCGTGTCGTTACCAACAACATCAACGTCGCCTCGCTGCTCAGTCAGCGCGAGGATTTCGAAATCACCATTGCCGGGGGCCGGGTTCGCGCGCGCGATCTGGCGGTCGTGGGCGAAGCAACCATCGGCTTCATCAACCAGTTCAAGGTCGATTTCGGCATCGTTGGTATTTCGGGCATCGATGAGGATGGCACGCTGCTTGATTTCGACTACCGCGAGGTCCGGGTGGCTGAAGCCATCATGGAAAACTCCCGCACGGTCTATCTGGCGACCGATCACACGAAATTCGGGCGGCGCGCAATGGTCAAGCTGGGACATCTGGCGGATCTAGACGGTTTGTTCATTGACCAGATGCCGGACGCCCCCTATGCGGAACTGCTGGCCGATTCCAACATCGCCGTTCACGTCGCCAGTGATCGCTTTCCCGGGATTACCAAGATCGAGCCCGAGCTTGATGACGACATCTGA
- a CDS encoding FAD-dependent oxidoreductase, translated as MRSETLAKLREETPFDLLIIGGGATGCGLALDAATRGLRTAMVDRYDFAEGTSGRSTKLLHGGVRYLEAAVKKLDKAQYNLVKEALHERGAALKNAPHLSRPLPLITPLYSWFQVPYMFTGLKMYDWLSGKMNIGKSKLISAAEAKRRYPMLKSKGLKACVLYYDGQFVDTRMVVSLAMTAEREGAVVANHVEVVDLLHDESGKLTGATLRDRVTDDSWNIKAKKIINATGPFADGIRKMDHRTADPILKVSSGIHLIVDADFVPPDGGLLIPQTDDGRVLFILPWQGQALIGTTDNMTEVTDHPEVDEKDIDYLLDYVHRYFDVKLSKSDVRSSWSGIRPLVFDPDAKDTAELARDHVIIEDESGLVTISGGKWTTYRFMAEQALDKIVADGSYPAAKPCSTHDMKILGADNYSESTVNELVDSYGLPADVADHLNHNYGDRSTEVAKLAKEKGLDARLCSRYGVIEAEVLYTIEKEATVHAMDFLVRRTTLALIDKAAAEEALPRVIELMAEALGWDDVRKATEVSIAKERFAKAL; from the coding sequence ATGAGATCCGAGACTCTTGCAAAACTCCGCGAGGAGACCCCATTCGACCTTCTGATCATCGGGGGTGGAGCGACCGGCTGCGGCCTTGCCCTTGATGCAGCGACGCGGGGCTTGCGCACCGCCATGGTCGACCGCTACGACTTTGCCGAAGGCACATCGGGCCGCAGCACCAAGTTGCTGCACGGCGGTGTGCGCTATCTGGAAGCAGCGGTCAAAAAACTCGACAAGGCCCAGTATAATCTCGTCAAGGAAGCCCTGCACGAGCGTGGCGCGGCGCTGAAGAACGCGCCGCATCTGTCCCGTCCCTTGCCCCTCATTACGCCGCTCTATTCATGGTTTCAGGTGCCCTACATGTTCACGGGCCTCAAAATGTATGACTGGCTGTCGGGCAAAATGAACATCGGAAAGTCAAAGCTGATCAGCGCGGCCGAAGCCAAGCGGCGGTATCCGATGCTGAAATCCAAGGGCCTCAAAGCCTGCGTGCTCTATTATGACGGCCAGTTTGTCGATACGCGCATGGTCGTGTCGCTCGCCATGACCGCAGAACGCGAAGGGGCGGTGGTGGCCAACCATGTCGAGGTGGTGGATCTGTTGCATGATGAAAGCGGCAAGCTCACGGGCGCCACGCTCAGGGATCGCGTCACAGATGACAGCTGGAATATCAAGGCCAAGAAGATCATCAACGCCACTGGTCCCTTTGCCGATGGCATTCGCAAGATGGACCATCGCACAGCCGACCCGATCCTCAAGGTCAGCTCCGGCATCCACCTCATCGTCGATGCGGATTTTGTCCCGCCCGACGGGGGCCTCCTGATCCCGCAGACTGATGATGGCCGCGTGCTCTTCATTCTGCCGTGGCAAGGTCAGGCCCTGATCGGAACGACGGACAACATGACGGAGGTCACCGATCACCCGGAAGTGGATGAAAAGGATATCGACTATCTGCTCGATTATGTGCATCGCTACTTTGATGTGAAACTGTCGAAGTCCGACGTGCGCTCGTCCTGGTCGGGCATTCGTCCACTGGTCTTCGATCCGGACGCCAAGGACACGGCCGAACTGGCCCGCGACCACGTCATCATCGAGGATGAATCCGGTCTTGTGACAATCTCGGGCGGCAAATGGACCACCTACCGGTTCATGGCCGAGCAGGCCCTTGATAAGATCGTCGCGGACGGTTCCTATCCGGCAGCCAAACCCTGCAGCACCCACGACATGAAGATCCTCGGTGCCGACAATTATTCGGAAAGCACGGTCAACGAATTGGTCGACAGCTATGGCCTGCCTGCGGATGTGGCCGATCATCTCAACCACAATTACGGCGACCGCAGCACCGAGGTGGCCAAACTGGCCAAGGAGAAGGGGCTCGATGCGCGGCTATGCAGCCGGTATGGCGTCATCGAGGCCGAAGTGCTCTATACGATCGAGAAGGAAGCCACCGTTCATGCGATGGACTTCCTTGTGCGCCGGACGACCCTCGCCCTCATCGACAAGGCGGCAGCGGAAGAGGCTTTGCCGCGAGTGATCGAGTTGATGGCCGAGGCGCTTGGCTGGGATGACGTGCGCAAGGCAACCGAAGTCTCCATCGCCAAAGAGCGCTTCGCCAAGGCTCTCTAG
- the glpK gene encoding glycerol kinase GlpK produces MEKKYVLSIDQGTTSSRAILFNKKGEIVQVTQKEFTQIFPKPGWVEHNAIEIWSSVQSVVAEALSSPDINPEEIACVGITNQRETAVVWDKHTGMPVYNAIVWQSRQTMDVCNELKEKGVDTLFREKTGLLVDAYFSGTKVKWILDNVEGAREKAEKGDLLFGTIDTWLVWKLTGGKVHVTDYTNASRTMIYNIYDLKWDDELLEHLTIPKSMLPEVRNSSEVYGTTDKAAFQGHEYPISGMAGDQQAALFGQTCFTEGMAKNTYGTGCFLLMNTGEKAVKSENGLLTTIAWGIDGEITYALEGSIFAAGSAIQWLRDGLRMFRESRDSELYATRVLSSEGVYMVPAFVGLGAPYWDSEVRGAFFGLTRGTTKEHFIRATLEALCYQTRDVLAAMEADSGIKLDKMRVDGGAVANVLMLQIQANFLQARVERPMCFETTALGAAYLAGLAVGFWESKEDVVKNFGVDRYFDPTMEAEEADRLYEGWQKAVKATMAFK; encoded by the coding sequence ATGGAAAAGAAGTATGTTCTCTCGATTGACCAGGGAACGACCAGTTCCCGCGCGATCCTGTTCAACAAGAAGGGCGAGATCGTTCAGGTCACTCAGAAAGAATTCACCCAGATATTCCCCAAGCCCGGTTGGGTCGAACACAATGCCATCGAAATCTGGTCCTCCGTCCAGTCCGTCGTCGCCGAAGCCTTGTCCAGCCCGGACATCAATCCCGAGGAAATCGCCTGTGTTGGCATCACCAACCAGCGCGAAACCGCGGTGGTCTGGGACAAGCATACCGGCATGCCGGTCTACAATGCGATTGTCTGGCAGTCCCGCCAGACCATGGATGTCTGCAACGAGCTGAAGGAAAAGGGCGTCGACACCCTGTTTCGCGAGAAGACCGGTCTGCTCGTGGACGCCTATTTCTCCGGCACCAAGGTCAAGTGGATTCTCGACAATGTCGAAGGCGCACGCGAGAAAGCCGAGAAGGGCGATCTGCTGTTTGGCACCATCGACACATGGCTTGTCTGGAAACTGACCGGCGGCAAGGTCCATGTCACCGACTATACCAATGCATCCCGCACGATGATCTACAATATTTATGATCTCAAGTGGGATGACGAATTGCTCGAGCATCTGACGATCCCCAAATCCATGTTGCCCGAGGTGCGCAATTCCTCCGAAGTCTATGGCACGACCGACAAGGCGGCCTTTCAGGGTCATGAATACCCGATCTCGGGCATGGCGGGCGATCAGCAGGCCGCGCTGTTTGGCCAGACCTGCTTCACCGAAGGCATGGCAAAGAACACCTATGGCACCGGTTGCTTCCTCCTGATGAACACCGGTGAAAAGGCCGTCAAATCCGAGAATGGCCTGCTCACCACCATCGCATGGGGCATCGACGGCGAGATTACCTATGCGCTTGAAGGCTCCATCTTTGCTGCCGGATCCGCCATTCAGTGGCTTCGGGATGGTCTGAGGATGTTCCGGGAATCCCGCGACAGCGAGCTCTATGCAACCCGTGTTCTCAGCTCCGAAGGCGTCTATATGGTTCCGGCCTTTGTTGGCCTTGGCGCACCTTATTGGGACTCTGAAGTGCGCGGTGCCTTCTTTGGCCTGACGCGCGGCACCACCAAGGAGCATTTCATTCGCGCCACGCTGGAAGCCCTATGCTATCAGACCCGCGATGTGCTTGCGGCGATGGAGGCGGATTCGGGCATCAAGCTCGACAAGATGCGCGTTGATGGCGGCGCTGTCGCCAATGTGCTCATGTTGCAAATTCAGGCCAATTTCCTGCAAGCGCGCGTTGAGCGGCCCATGTGTTTCGAGACCACAGCTTTGGGTGCGGCCTATCTAGCCGGACTTGCGGTCGGCTTCTGGGAAAGCAAGGAAGATGTGGTCAAGAATTTCGGTGTCGATCGCTATTTCGATCCCACCATGGAGGCAGAAGAAGCCGATCGGCTCTATGAGGGCTGGCAAAAGGCGGTCAAGGCGACCATGGCCTTCAAGTAG
- a CDS encoding DUF418 domain-containing protein: MSAASLPGTAAPVSVALPQDEARSRIMVMDVLRGFAVCGILFRNVFAFGIPAMAYSLPTIWSGHEPVEIASWAFVEMYVDGTMRALFSLLFGASAMLLLTRVTSNPLGQVDRYYRRLMWLMVFGLFHSYVLLSTFDILFVYGLLGLLLFPLRNLSAKALLAMAFLGMVISAIVSEVAFEVTTKGDTSLPASIETILEDAQDGDGVDLDQFATPSEGEQAPGTEAAEEKELSYEEAISTYIAPQWIEEITARQDGYILNVLSLAEVSVANHSHELYTSHFTDVGILLLIGMAFFKLGIVTGQRSTRFYVVMLICGYGIGLSVNGAETWADYLLVSEGMEAPRWAGFTYDLGRIATAFGHLALLVLLVRVTLFKAVTSLFAAAGRMALTNYLLQTIVCVTLFFGFGFGLYGEFRHSELLLIALCIICVQLVGSRIYLEFFAQGPAEWLWRRLVAIGS; encoded by the coding sequence ATGAGCGCGGCCAGCTTGCCCGGCACGGCAGCACCGGTCAGTGTTGCTCTGCCTCAGGATGAAGCCCGCAGCCGGATCATGGTGATGGACGTTCTGCGCGGCTTTGCGGTGTGCGGCATCCTGTTCCGCAACGTCTTCGCGTTCGGCATTCCGGCGATGGCCTATTCTCTGCCCACGATCTGGAGCGGACACGAACCGGTCGAGATTGCCTCTTGGGCCTTTGTCGAGATGTATGTCGATGGCACCATGCGGGCGCTGTTCTCCCTGCTGTTCGGGGCCAGTGCGATGCTGCTTTTGACCCGGGTCACCAGCAACCCGCTGGGACAGGTTGATCGCTATTACCGACGCCTGATGTGGCTGATGGTCTTCGGGCTTTTTCATTCCTATGTGCTTTTGTCGACGTTCGACATTCTCTTCGTCTACGGGCTGTTGGGATTGCTTTTGTTCCCACTTCGCAATCTCAGCGCCAAGGCCCTTCTGGCGATGGCATTCCTTGGCATGGTGATTTCGGCCATCGTTTCGGAGGTGGCCTTCGAGGTGACCACCAAGGGCGATACCAGCCTGCCGGCCAGCATCGAAACCATCCTTGAGGATGCGCAGGATGGCGACGGGGTTGACCTTGACCAGTTCGCGACGCCATCCGAAGGGGAACAGGCCCCCGGCACCGAGGCGGCCGAGGAAAAGGAACTGAGCTACGAAGAGGCGATCAGCACCTACATTGCGCCGCAGTGGATCGAAGAAATCACCGCCCGTCAGGATGGCTATATCCTCAATGTGCTCTCCTTGGCCGAGGTCAGTGTGGCCAACCATTCGCATGAACTCTACACGTCGCACTTTACCGATGTCGGCATCCTGCTTCTCATCGGCATGGCCTTTTTCAAGCTTGGGATTGTCACAGGCCAGCGCTCGACCCGCTTCTATGTTGTCATGCTGATATGCGGCTATGGCATCGGCCTCTCGGTCAATGGGGCTGAGACCTGGGCGGACTATCTTTTGGTCAGCGAGGGAATGGAAGCGCCCCGCTGGGCCGGTTTCACCTATGATCTTGGACGCATCGCGACCGCGTTCGGCCATCTTGCCTTGCTTGTTCTGTTGGTCCGGGTGACTCTGTTCAAGGCTGTGACGAGCCTGTTTGCAGCGGCAGGACGGATGGCTCTGACCAACTATCTGCTGCAGACCATCGTGTGCGTCACCCTTTTCTTCGGCTTCGGCTTTGGCCTTTATGGCGAATTCCGCCATTCAGAATTGTTGCTGATCGCGCTCTGCATCATTTGCGTTCAGCTTGTCGGATCAAGGATCTATCTCGAATTCTTCGCGCAGGGGCCGGCGGAATGGCTGTGGCGGCGGCTGGTTGCCATCGGCTCCTGA